Proteins encoded within one genomic window of Candidatus Zixiibacteriota bacterium:
- the topA gene encoding type I DNA topoisomerase yields MSKNLVIVESPTKTKTLARFLGKDYQILATIGHIIDLPKSKLGIDVEHGFQPDYNVIKGKEKVISELKKAAKKADTIYLAPDPDREGEAIAWHVANNLKPGKDTQVLRVSFNEITESAVKSAIANPRELDLNLVNAQQARRVLDRLVGYTVSPFLWKTITHSLSAGRVQSVALRLVCERDEEIARFQPQEYWQIEADLQTQHKEKFKARLTKIDDRTVVAPQEKETAGKITIGSEEECQGYIKELEQETYRVADLKQTERVRRPLPPFITSTLQQEAARAIGLTPKATMTVAQQLYEGIELGKEGPTGLITYMRTDSPRIAKEALGAARKYIGKEFGDAYLPSKPVQYSRKGRAQDAHEAIRPTYMSLSPEKLRKKLTPRQFKLYQLIWNRFVASQMNAAVYDVATVDITAGRFLLRTTAQKLKFDGFLRVYQETKEADDANGNGNGNGLDNLPKLAIDETLKLLGLTPSQSFTKPPARFSEASLVKQLEADGIGRPSTYATIISTLKDRKYVDVQERKLHPTDLGRAVNKILVDNFPDLFNVKFTAEMEKELDQVEEGSLDWVKLMQQFYGPFNDTLQELKGKEGEIKKSMVEMTEEKCEKCGSPMVIKWGRNGRFLACSSYPECRNTRPLPEEEARAKTNEKCEKCGRPMVIKTGRFGRFMACSGYPECKNTKAITIGVKCPREGCGGQLVEKQTRSHKIFYGCSNYPKCDYASWDMPVNQACPACHYPFMVLKTSKKKGDFLRCPECKTEVPVQQNDTPEPEKVGATS; encoded by the coding sequence ATGTCAAAAAACCTGGTAATCGTAGAGTCACCGACCAAAACGAAAACACTTGCCCGTTTTCTGGGTAAGGATTACCAGATCCTCGCTACGATCGGTCACATTATTGATCTTCCCAAATCGAAACTGGGCATTGACGTTGAACACGGTTTTCAGCCCGATTATAATGTTATCAAGGGAAAAGAAAAGGTTATCAGCGAGTTGAAAAAAGCCGCTAAGAAAGCGGATACAATTTATCTCGCTCCCGATCCCGACCGCGAAGGTGAGGCCATTGCCTGGCATGTGGCCAACAATTTGAAGCCGGGTAAGGACACCCAGGTACTGCGAGTTTCTTTTAATGAAATCACCGAATCGGCTGTAAAGTCAGCTATCGCCAATCCGCGCGAACTGGATCTTAATCTGGTCAACGCCCAGCAGGCCCGACGGGTGCTGGATCGGTTGGTCGGTTATACGGTTTCACCGTTCCTTTGGAAAACTATTACCCACAGTCTTTCGGCCGGTCGGGTGCAATCGGTCGCGCTCCGGCTGGTTTGTGAGCGGGATGAAGAAATCGCTCGCTTTCAACCGCAGGAATACTGGCAGATCGAGGCTGATCTGCAGACTCAGCACAAAGAGAAGTTTAAGGCCCGGCTGACAAAGATAGATGACCGAACCGTAGTTGCGCCGCAGGAAAAAGAAACCGCCGGCAAAATTACGATCGGCTCGGAAGAAGAATGTCAGGGCTATATCAAGGAGCTGGAGCAGGAGACTTATCGGGTTGCCGATCTCAAGCAAACCGAACGAGTTCGCCGTCCTTTGCCGCCGTTTATTACCTCCACGTTACAGCAGGAAGCGGCTCGTGCTATTGGCTTGACTCCCAAAGCGACTATGACTGTCGCCCAACAGCTCTATGAAGGTATCGAGTTGGGCAAGGAAGGCCCCACCGGTTTGATCACCTATATGCGAACCGACTCGCCGCGTATTGCCAAAGAAGCTCTCGGAGCGGCTCGGAAGTATATCGGCAAAGAATTCGGTGATGCCTATCTGCCGTCGAAACCGGTGCAGTATTCCCGTAAGGGGCGTGCCCAGGATGCCCACGAGGCGATCCGGCCGACTTATATGAGTCTGTCACCCGAGAAACTTCGCAAGAAACTTACCCCCCGGCAGTTCAAGCTCTATCAATTGATCTGGAACCGGTTCGTTGCTTCGCAAATGAATGCGGCTGTTTATGATGTCGCTACGGTGGATATCACGGCCGGACGTTTTCTGCTTCGCACGACTGCTCAGAAACTCAAGTTCGATGGATTCCTGCGCGTTTATCAGGAAACCAAAGAGGCTGATGATGCCAACGGCAACGGCAATGGCAACGGTTTGGACAATCTTCCCAAATTGGCTATTGATGAAACTCTGAAGTTGCTCGGTTTAACGCCTTCGCAGTCGTTCACCAAGCCTCCGGCACGGTTTTCGGAAGCGTCTCTGGTGAAGCAACTCGAAGCGGACGGCATCGGTCGCCCTTCCACTTATGCAACGATCATCTCCACCCTCAAGGATCGGAAATATGTCGATGTCCAGGAACGTAAGCTGCATCCAACCGATCTCGGTCGAGCCGTGAATAAAATCCTGGTCGACAATTTCCCGGACCTGTTCAACGTCAAATTCACGGCTGAGATGGAAAAGGAACTGGATCAGGTCGAGGAAGGAAGTCTCGACTGGGTCAAGCTGATGCAGCAGTTCTATGGGCCGTTCAATGATACCCTGCAGGAATTGAAGGGGAAAGAGGGGGAGATCAAAAAGTCGATGGTCGAAATGACCGAGGAAAAGTGCGAGAAATGCGGCTCTCCCATGGTTATTAAGTGGGGTCGTAACGGACGTTTCCTGGCCTGTTCGAGCTATCCGGAATGCCGCAACACGCGACCTTTACCGGAAGAAGAAGCTCGGGCTAAAACCAATGAAAAATGCGAAAAATGCGGCCGCCCCATGGTTATCAAAACCGGGCGTTTCGGCCGTTTCATGGCTTGTTCGGGCTATCCCGAGTGCAAAAACACCAAGGCAATCACAATTGGCGTCAAATGCCCGCGCGAAGGCTGTGGCGGCCAACTGGTCGAGAAGCAAACCCGTAGCCATAAGATCTTCTACGGCTGCTCCAATTATCCTAAGTGTGATTATGCTTCCTGGGATATGCCGGTAAATCAGGCCTGCCCTGCCTGCCATTATCCTTTCATGGTGTTGAAGACCTCTAAGAAGAAAGGGGATTTCCTCCGCTGCCCGGAATGTAAGACTGAAGTCCCGGTACAGCAGAACGATACCCCGGAGCCTGAAAAGGTCGGCGCCACTTCCTGA
- the hslV gene encoding ATP-dependent protease subunit HslV, producing MKIRSTTIIGMIHNGQAAMAGDGQVTFDDTIMKEKAVKIRTIQDGAVLAGFAGAAADALALFELLEKKIEEYPGKLQRAAVELAKEWRTDKILQRLEAIIAVTDKKHIFLLSGTGDVVEPDDGIVAIGSGGPYALAAARALRLANPKMTTEKIVRTAMEIAADICIYTNKHIKVEVIK from the coding sequence ATGAAGATACGCAGTACCACGATTATCGGTATGATTCATAACGGTCAGGCAGCCATGGCCGGTGACGGACAGGTCACTTTCGACGACACGATCATGAAGGAAAAGGCGGTCAAAATCCGTACGATTCAGGATGGGGCTGTTTTGGCCGGTTTCGCCGGGGCTGCGGCCGATGCGTTGGCATTGTTCGAATTACTAGAAAAGAAAATCGAAGAATACCCCGGCAAGCTGCAACGAGCCGCCGTGGAGTTAGCCAAAGAATGGCGCACCGACAAGATCCTCCAGCGCTTGGAGGCAATTATTGCCGTTACCGATAAGAAGCATATTTTCCTGCTGTCCGGCACCGGTGATGTGGTTGAGCCGGATGACGGTATCGTTGCGATTGGATCCGGTGGTCCCTATGCTCTGGCGGCAGCCCGAGCGTTACGTCTGGCCAATCCCAAAATGACCACCGAGAAGATCGTTCGGACAGCTATGGAAATCGCTGCGGATATCTGTATCTACACCAACAAGCACATCAAGGTTGAAGTCATAAAATGA
- a CDS encoding tyrosine-type recombinase/integrase has protein sequence MLKAALEKFLCHLKDERGCSGKTIEAYKRDLERWVEFLTHQYEQLPGSRKNDPIFLRLFLRERMEAKLSNRSLARFISALSSFQRYLSGSERMGKYIFKLPTMKYRAGLPKFVSQDDLARLLDADTPADKARSYSFRRDFTMVALLYATGVRREELAGMKLADLDQRGGLITVTGKGNKTRLVPVGRQTLIDLGEYLKHRREFAETKQSQSPYLFLNRSGEGLSVRSIDRIVRKFGLARGVSFTPHALRHSFATHMLENGADLMLIKEILGHSSLSTTQKYTHVTAETMKAVYRKAHPRSGSNS, from the coding sequence ATGTTGAAAGCGGCTCTGGAAAAATTCCTGTGCCATCTTAAAGATGAGCGTGGCTGTTCGGGTAAAACGATCGAGGCATATAAACGCGATTTGGAGCGCTGGGTGGAATTTCTAACCCACCAATACGAGCAATTACCCGGCTCTCGCAAGAACGACCCGATCTTCCTGCGTTTATTCCTGCGCGAGCGCATGGAAGCAAAGCTGTCCAACCGATCACTGGCCCGATTTATCTCGGCTCTATCCAGTTTTCAACGTTATCTGTCCGGATCAGAACGGATGGGGAAGTATATTTTCAAACTCCCGACCATGAAATACCGTGCCGGTTTGCCGAAGTTCGTATCACAGGATGATCTCGCTCGTCTGCTCGACGCCGACACGCCTGCCGACAAAGCTCGTTCTTACAGTTTTCGCCGTGATTTTACGATGGTGGCGTTGTTGTATGCGACCGGGGTGCGTCGTGAGGAACTGGCCGGAATGAAACTGGCCGACCTCGATCAACGCGGGGGGCTGATTACCGTAACCGGTAAAGGGAATAAAACCCGCCTCGTTCCGGTCGGGAGGCAGACTCTTATCGACCTCGGTGAGTATCTGAAACATCGCCGTGAATTCGCTGAAACGAAACAATCCCAGTCACCGTACTTGTTTCTTAATCGTAGCGGCGAGGGGCTTTCGGTGCGTTCGATCGATCGGATCGTTCGCAAGTTCGGGCTGGCCCGCGGGGTGAGTTTCACTCCCCATGCCTTGCGTCATTCATTCGCGACGCACATGCTGGAAAACGGCGCCGACCTGATGTTGATCAAGGAAATTCTGGGGCATTCGTCGCTGTCGACGACGCAAAAATATACGCATGTCACCGCCGAGACAATGAAGGCGGTGTATCGTAAAGCTCACCCTCGCAGCGGAAGCAATTCGTGA
- a CDS encoding YicC family protein — translation MLSMTGFGKAEYSSKVGVFTVEMSSVNNRFLEISIRLPRQFSSMELSLRDLIKTKLNRGKIHVFVNFDEPDGSPSRYPINIEAAETYYHQLQKLRKKLKLTGEVSVKDLLVLPEIATASAISEPDEVIWKALSKVADKALNGLVRMRTNEGKAMAADLTARIHNIERLNAEVQKSSRAAVEAYREKLTKKVEDLLGSAVADQVRLETEVALMAERTDISEECTRLESHAAQFKRNLKKTGPIGKKLNFILQEMNREANTIAAKCSEIEISRLAISIKEDIEKLREQVQNVE, via the coding sequence ATGCTTTCCATGACCGGTTTCGGTAAAGCCGAGTATTCCAGCAAGGTTGGGGTTTTTACGGTCGAGATGTCGAGTGTCAATAACCGCTTCCTTGAAATTTCCATCAGGTTGCCACGCCAGTTTTCCTCGATGGAGTTGAGTCTTCGTGATCTGATCAAGACCAAGTTAAATCGCGGTAAGATTCATGTGTTCGTAAATTTCGATGAACCCGATGGGTCCCCATCGCGCTACCCAATTAATATCGAAGCCGCTGAGACCTATTACCATCAGCTTCAGAAACTTCGCAAAAAATTGAAATTAACCGGAGAGGTGTCGGTCAAAGACCTCCTGGTATTGCCGGAAATCGCTACGGCATCGGCAATTAGTGAACCCGATGAAGTTATCTGGAAAGCGCTTTCGAAAGTCGCCGATAAAGCTCTGAACGGTCTTGTGCGGATGCGTACCAACGAAGGCAAAGCTATGGCGGCCGACCTGACAGCTCGTATCCATAATATCGAGCGACTCAACGCCGAAGTGCAAAAATCCTCGAGAGCCGCGGTGGAGGCTTATCGGGAAAAACTTACGAAGAAGGTCGAGGATCTTCTTGGCTCGGCGGTGGCAGATCAGGTTCGCCTGGAAACGGAAGTTGCCCTTATGGCTGAGCGGACTGATATTTCCGAGGAATGCACGCGTCTGGAAAGCCATGCGGCGCAGTTCAAAAGGAACCTTAAAAAGACCGGTCCGATTGGCAAAAAGCTGAATTTCATTCTTCAGGAAATGAACCGGGAAGCTAATACAATCGCCGCGAAATGCTCCGAGATCGAAATCAGCCGTCTGGCGATATCGATCAAGGAGGATATCGAGAAGTTACGGGAGCAGGTCCAGAACGTTGAATAA
- the hslU gene encoding ATP-dependent protease ATPase subunit HslU: MKNNSPTPKEIVEHLDKHIVGQHQAKKSVAIALRNRWRRQNVVGDLRAEIMPNNIIMIGPTGVGKTEIARRLSEMARAPFVKVEASKFTEVGYVGRDVESMVRDLVDIAVSMLKREKSESLTEKAALHTRERLLDLLLVPSRPLRSAPPEANESDSISKTREKFGEMLDSGKLDHREVELETPQRQYPTMEIFSPMGMEELGVNFQEMFSGLMPQKMRSRKMTIADARRYLMNEELDKLINMDDVVAEALERVQEAGIIFIDEIDKITSDDSKSGPDVSREGVQRDILPIVEGCGVMTKYGMVHTDHILFIAAGAFHGTKPSDLIPELQGRFPIRVELDSLTAEDFERILTEPKAALVKQYKALLATEGVELSFDKTAIKKIADYAERVNNESENIGARRLHTVLTTLLEDILFEIPARRKKVNITAKQVEKALNSILENEDLSRYIL, from the coding sequence ATGAAGAATAATTCTCCCACGCCGAAAGAGATTGTCGAGCATCTGGATAAACATATTGTCGGCCAGCATCAGGCGAAAAAGTCGGTTGCGATCGCTCTCCGTAACCGCTGGCGACGCCAGAATGTCGTCGGTGATTTACGTGCCGAGATCATGCCGAACAACATTATTATGATCGGCCCGACCGGAGTCGGTAAAACCGAAATCGCCCGGCGTTTGTCTGAGATGGCACGCGCGCCGTTCGTCAAAGTTGAGGCTTCGAAGTTCACTGAAGTAGGTTATGTCGGTCGTGATGTGGAATCGATGGTGCGCGACCTGGTTGATATTGCCGTCTCCATGCTCAAACGCGAAAAATCGGAATCGTTGACCGAAAAGGCGGCGCTTCACACCCGCGAGAGGCTTCTTGATTTGTTACTGGTGCCCTCGCGACCGCTTCGTTCCGCACCGCCTGAAGCAAATGAATCGGATTCGATCTCGAAGACCCGAGAAAAGTTCGGTGAGATGCTGGACTCCGGCAAACTCGACCATCGTGAGGTTGAGCTAGAAACTCCCCAGCGGCAATATCCGACGATGGAGATTTTTTCTCCGATGGGTATGGAAGAGCTGGGGGTGAACTTCCAGGAGATGTTCTCGGGTCTGATGCCTCAGAAGATGCGCAGCCGAAAAATGACAATTGCCGACGCTCGCCGCTATCTGATGAACGAGGAGTTGGACAAGTTAATCAACATGGACGATGTTGTAGCCGAAGCCCTGGAGCGTGTGCAGGAAGCGGGTATTATTTTCATAGATGAAATCGACAAGATCACCTCGGATGATTCCAAGTCGGGGCCCGATGTCAGTCGCGAGGGAGTGCAGCGCGATATTTTACCGATTGTCGAGGGATGCGGCGTGATGACGAAATACGGTATGGTTCATACCGATCATATTCTGTTCATTGCCGCCGGAGCGTTTCACGGCACCAAACCGTCCGATCTGATTCCTGAACTGCAGGGACGATTCCCGATCCGAGTCGAGCTGGATTCGTTGACCGCCGAGGATTTCGAACGTATTCTGACCGAGCCCAAAGCTGCCCTGGTCAAGCAATACAAGGCCCTTCTTGCCACTGAAGGAGTGGAGTTGTCTTTCGACAAGACGGCCATCAAAAAAATCGCCGATTACGCTGAACGGGTGAACAACGAGTCGGAGAATATCGGAGCCCGTCGTTTGCATACGGTGTTGACGACGCTACTGGAAGATATCCTGTTCGAAATCCCCGCGCGTCGCAAGAAAGTCAATATCACGGCTAAACAGGTTGAAAAAGCACTTAACAGCATTCTCGAAAACGAGGATCTTAGTCGTTACATTCTGTAG
- the gmk gene encoding guanylate kinase: MNKTAGTKPRPRVKPGRVVIISSPSGGGKSSICRRLLSRKRRNDGWQFSVSYTTRSRRPGERNGREYFFVSEDEFQQLVKKNFFAEHFPVHLYHYGTPRKPLDNVRHNGGVMLLDVDVQGAFRLKKEYPDAITIFVLPPSITELRRRLKRRGTETREQLQVRFENAKREMRLYGRFEYAVVNQDLDLATRQVLCIIEAHFCRTERLKGEQIKKIAG; this comes from the coding sequence TTGAATAAAACAGCCGGGACCAAACCACGCCCCCGGGTCAAACCGGGCCGGGTCGTCATTATCTCATCGCCGTCGGGTGGAGGCAAGTCCTCGATCTGTCGACGCTTGTTGTCTCGTAAACGTCGAAACGATGGCTGGCAGTTCTCGGTGTCCTATACGACACGTTCGCGCCGACCGGGAGAACGCAACGGCCGCGAGTATTTTTTCGTTTCTGAGGATGAATTCCAGCAACTGGTCAAAAAGAATTTCTTCGCGGAGCATTTCCCGGTCCATCTGTATCATTACGGTACTCCCCGCAAACCTCTCGACAACGTCCGGCACAACGGGGGGGTGATGCTTCTGGATGTGGATGTTCAGGGGGCCTTTCGGTTAAAGAAGGAATATCCTGACGCTATAACCATATTCGTTCTTCCACCTTCGATTACTGAATTGCGCCGTCGCCTGAAACGACGCGGCACCGAGACTCGGGAACAGCTTCAGGTCCGATTCGAAAACGCCAAACGAGAGATGAGACTTTACGGACGGTTTGAATATGCCGTCGTTAATCAGGATCTTGATTTGGCAACTCGTCAGGTTTTGTGTATAATAGAGGCCCACTTCTGCCGAACCGAACGGTTGAAGGGGGAACAAATAAAGAAGATTGCCGGTTAG